A window of Anaerohalosphaeraceae bacterium contains these coding sequences:
- a CDS encoding MFS transporter, with amino-acid sequence MVQAVALCCVFGLGMCFSLLGSISVKLMPRVQMDAGKFGTLISGFMFACLVASLVVGVVTDAIGYQWIAVLGFVLTAVCIFILAFGKTYTAVLWPCLLLGFGAMALNTAGNVMAPQVLFDGKDPAAASNLANVFFGLGLFLTPLIVSFLFRTAGYEKAVSVLGVIVLLPVLIALAAKGYPASSAKLDIAAAVKLLGQPAVLTAAFVLFCYIALEASFCNWLPTFGKEVIQKENASIEAAAADAFGQQLLSIFAIAMMAGRLATGLLPARIGFDLTANGGWVIAAAALVAAIAIFLMMQCTQSLHARLLAALAGLAFAPCFPTTVGVSFSKFSPDIHGSLFGIIFAVGLAGAVIVPKAMGNVAKGASIQKSLKLLLPVCIVLMILALVLSKVKGSL; translated from the coding sequence ATGGTCCAGGCGGTTGCATTATGCTGTGTATTCGGATTAGGAATGTGCTTTTCTCTGCTGGGGTCAATCAGCGTCAAGCTGATGCCGCGGGTCCAGATGGATGCGGGCAAATTCGGCACGCTGATTTCCGGATTCATGTTTGCCTGTCTGGTGGCTTCGCTGGTGGTTGGGGTGGTAACGGATGCCATCGGCTATCAGTGGATTGCAGTGCTCGGGTTTGTTCTGACGGCGGTCTGCATTTTTATCCTGGCCTTTGGGAAAACCTATACCGCCGTTCTCTGGCCGTGTCTGCTGCTGGGATTTGGGGCGATGGCCCTGAATACAGCCGGCAATGTGATGGCGCCGCAGGTGCTTTTTGACGGCAAGGACCCTGCCGCGGCCAGCAATCTGGCGAATGTCTTTTTCGGTCTGGGGCTTTTCCTGACGCCGCTGATTGTCAGTTTCCTGTTTCGAACCGCCGGATATGAAAAGGCCGTGTCTGTCCTTGGTGTGATTGTTCTGCTTCCGGTGCTGATAGCTCTGGCGGCCAAGGGATATCCGGCCAGCAGTGCCAAACTGGATATAGCGGCGGCGGTAAAACTGCTCGGCCAGCCGGCGGTTTTGACGGCCGCTTTTGTTCTGTTTTGCTATATTGCTCTGGAGGCCTCTTTCTGCAACTGGCTTCCCACCTTCGGCAAAGAAGTCATCCAGAAGGAAAACGCCTCGATCGAAGCCGCGGCTGCCGATGCGTTCGGCCAGCAGCTCTTATCCATTTTTGCGATTGCGATGATGGCCGGCCGTTTGGCAACGGGGCTTCTGCCCGCTCGAATCGGGTTTGATTTGACGGCCAACGGCGGATGGGTTATTGCCGCCGCCGCTCTTGTTGCCGCAATCGCCATCTTTCTGATGATGCAGTGTACTCAATCGCTCCATGCGCGGCTTCTGGCGGCTCTGGCCGGCTTGGCGTTTGCTCCGTGTTTTCCGACGACCGTTGGTGTGAGTTTTTCGAAGTTTTCGCCGGACATTCACGGCAGTCTGTTCGGCATTATCTTTGCGGTGGGGCTGGCCGGTGCCGTTATCGTTCCCAAAGCGATGGGCAATGTGGCCAAAGGTGCCTCCATTCAGAAAAGTCTGAAACTGCTGCTGCCTGTCTGCATTGTCTTAATGATTCTGGCGCTGGTTCTTTCCAAAGTGAAAGGCAGTCTGTAA
- a CDS encoding Gfo/Idh/MocA family oxidoreductase has product MLNVLNQSNSFSRRSFLKGAGASALGFPWIATASLFGRTAPSNRITLGFIGVGGMGMGNLRGFLNQPGTQVAAVCDADRRHLQQGLAEAGLGASCGTTDFRELLAREDIDAVVISTPDHWHVPMALAAVRAGKDVYCEKPLTLTIAEGRILCDAVQRYGRVFQTGSHQRSDAYFHRACQLVRNGRIGDLKNIYVEIPPNNRTCPPQWSPEPVPPELDYEFWLGPAPWAPYTSQRCHYTFRFISDYSGGQLTNWGSHQIDIAQWGHGTDYTGPVWVEGTGEFPKEGLFDTALSYDLVFTYADGVRLFCRTGGGTGSVLFEGTRGKIFVSRERLYSEPEHLVKYTVGKEPIQLYYSRDHRRNFLECVRTRKQTAAPAEIGHRTASICHLGNIAASLGRPLQWDPVKEEFVGDEQANRLRFRPMRSPWNQI; this is encoded by the coding sequence ATGCTGAATGTACTAAACCAGTCGAATTCGTTCAGCCGGCGTTCCTTTCTGAAGGGCGCAGGGGCCTCTGCGCTGGGGTTTCCCTGGATTGCAACGGCGTCTCTTTTCGGCAGGACAGCGCCGTCCAACCGCATTACGCTGGGCTTTATCGGAGTCGGCGGGATGGGGATGGGCAATCTGCGGGGATTTCTGAACCAGCCGGGTACGCAGGTTGCTGCTGTTTGTGATGCAGACCGCCGTCATCTTCAGCAGGGCCTTGCGGAAGCCGGGCTTGGTGCTTCCTGCGGCACAACGGATTTCCGCGAACTGCTGGCTCGGGAGGATATCGATGCCGTCGTTATTTCCACCCCCGACCACTGGCATGTGCCGATGGCGCTGGCGGCCGTCCGAGCAGGCAAAGATGTCTATTGTGAAAAACCGCTGACCCTGACGATTGCCGAAGGGCGGATTCTCTGCGATGCCGTTCAGCGGTACGGTCGGGTTTTCCAAACCGGCTCCCATCAGCGTTCGGATGCCTATTTTCATCGGGCCTGTCAGCTCGTACGCAACGGCCGGATTGGAGACCTGAAAAACATCTATGTCGAGATTCCTCCGAATAACCGTACCTGCCCGCCGCAGTGGTCGCCGGAGCCCGTTCCACCGGAGCTGGATTATGAGTTCTGGCTGGGGCCGGCCCCGTGGGCACCGTACACTTCCCAGCGGTGTCATTACACCTTTCGTTTTATTTCTGATTATTCCGGCGGGCAGCTGACCAACTGGGGGTCTCACCAGATTGACATCGCCCAGTGGGGACACGGGACGGACTATACCGGTCCGGTTTGGGTGGAGGGGACGGGAGAGTTCCCCAAAGAGGGACTGTTTGACACGGCTCTGTCGTATGATTTGGTGTTTACCTATGCGGACGGCGTTCGGCTGTTCTGCCGAACAGGCGGCGGAACCGGAAGTGTCCTGTTCGAAGGAACCCGAGGGAAGATTTTTGTCAGCCGCGAACGGCTGTATTCAGAGCCGGAACATCTTGTCAAATACACGGTTGGCAAAGAGCCGATTCAGCTGTATTATAGCCGCGATCACCGCCGCAATTTTCTGGAGTGCGTTCGAACCCGGAAACAAACGGCGGCGCCGGCGGAAATCGGCCACCGAACGGCTTCCATATGCCATCTGGGAAATATTGCTGCTTCCTTAGGCCGGCCTCTTCAATGGGACCCGGTGAAAGAAGAGTTTGTCGGAGATGAACAGGCCAACCGACTGCGGTTTCGACCCATGCGTTCACCCTGGAATCAGATATAA